In one Tessaracoccus palaemonis genomic region, the following are encoded:
- a CDS encoding zinc-binding alcohol dehydrogenase family protein — translation MSTHAAVGYRESLPASDPASLVDAQVQRPEVRAHDLLVRVEAVSVNPIDTKQRLQVTPEGLRVLGFDAAGTVVAVGDEVTLFAPGDEVFYAGVTNRPGSNQQFQAVDERIVGRRPRNVSFADAASLPLTSLTAWECLFDRLGLTAASSGHLLVIGATGGVGAVMLQLAEVLLPDVQVIATASDAERGAWVRRLGAEHVVNHRGELVEQVLQVAPGGVDWVFSSHSQGQIPAYVDLTRAGGHIVAIDNGPADVTALKPKSISWHWESMFTRALFQTPDMIEQHFILDRLADLVEAGQVRPTTTAVLRPINAANLRDAHARIESGRTAGKLVLEGW, via the coding sequence ATGAGTACCCACGCCGCCGTCGGTTACCGCGAGTCGCTGCCCGCCTCGGACCCCGCGTCGCTGGTCGACGCCCAGGTCCAGCGCCCTGAGGTCCGCGCCCACGACCTGCTGGTCCGGGTGGAGGCCGTCTCGGTCAACCCGATCGACACCAAGCAGCGTCTGCAGGTCACGCCCGAGGGGCTCCGCGTGCTCGGCTTCGACGCGGCGGGCACCGTCGTCGCGGTCGGCGACGAGGTGACGCTGTTCGCCCCGGGCGACGAGGTGTTCTACGCCGGCGTCACCAACCGACCGGGCAGCAACCAGCAGTTCCAGGCCGTCGACGAGCGGATCGTCGGCCGGCGGCCCCGCAACGTGTCCTTCGCCGACGCGGCGTCGCTGCCGCTGACGAGCCTGACGGCGTGGGAGTGTCTTTTCGATCGGCTCGGCCTGACGGCCGCGTCGTCGGGGCACCTGCTGGTGATCGGCGCGACGGGCGGCGTCGGGGCGGTGATGCTGCAGCTGGCCGAGGTGCTGCTTCCCGACGTGCAGGTCATCGCGACCGCCTCCGACGCCGAGCGCGGCGCCTGGGTCCGACGACTCGGCGCCGAGCACGTCGTCAACCACCGCGGCGAACTTGTCGAGCAGGTCCTGCAGGTCGCGCCGGGCGGCGTCGACTGGGTGTTCTCGTCGCACTCGCAGGGCCAGATCCCGGCGTATGTGGACCTGACCAGGGCCGGTGGCCACATCGTCGCGATCGACAACGGTCCGGCCGACGTGACGGCGCTGAAGCCGAAGTCGATCAGCTGGCACTGGGAGTCGATGTTCACCCGCGCCCTGTTCCAGACGCCGGACATGATCGAGCAGCACTTCATCCTCGACCGGCTCGCGGACCTCGTCGAGGCCGGCCAGGTGCGGCCGACGACCACTGCCGTCCTGCGCCCCATCAACGCGGCCAACCTGCGCGACGCGCACGCCCGCATTGAGTCAGGTCGCACGGCCGGCAAGCTGGTCCTCGAGGGCTGGTGA
- a CDS encoding YibE/F family protein, translating to MAHGHSHGPVPEVAVGQRARTTLIGFLAIVGVIAVAAMIWLWPSSTELSSALQKVGDAPGVTYEDATINSVAVGCADAIDSAACKTANVTINDGAYAGETADVVLSGGSVNNGLRPGDIIEIARVPTGDGEVVFSFSGVHRLPVLIALAVMFVVAVVAVARLRGLLALVGLAAGAWILLGFMLPAVIVGKPGMAVALAGSTVIMFIVLYIAHGVSLRTSAALAGTLLGLAVITGLGAISVEMARLSGFADENEYDLSQLAPAINFQDLLMVGIIIGGLGVLNDVTITQASAAWELRAAAPQWTRMQVFTAGMRIGRDHIASTIYTIVFAYAGSALTIILLLYFTARDTIALLGQEMFAGEVVRTFASAIGLILSVPLTTGIAAITVGPARTPDEEPKHSSAPSPA from the coding sequence ATGGCTCACGGACATTCCCACGGACCCGTCCCCGAGGTCGCGGTCGGCCAGCGCGCCCGCACGACGCTGATCGGATTCCTCGCGATCGTCGGCGTGATCGCGGTCGCGGCGATGATCTGGTTGTGGCCGTCGTCGACCGAGCTGTCGTCGGCGCTGCAGAAGGTGGGCGACGCGCCGGGCGTCACGTACGAGGACGCGACGATCAACTCCGTCGCGGTCGGGTGCGCCGACGCGATCGACAGCGCCGCCTGCAAGACGGCCAACGTGACCATCAACGACGGCGCCTACGCGGGCGAGACCGCCGACGTCGTGCTCAGCGGCGGCAGCGTCAACAACGGGCTGCGGCCGGGCGACATCATCGAGATCGCCCGCGTCCCCACCGGCGACGGCGAGGTGGTCTTCTCCTTCAGCGGAGTCCACCGGCTGCCGGTGCTGATCGCACTGGCCGTGATGTTCGTCGTCGCGGTGGTCGCGGTCGCGCGGCTGCGTGGCCTGCTCGCGCTGGTCGGGCTCGCGGCCGGCGCGTGGATCCTGCTGGGCTTCATGCTGCCCGCGGTCATCGTCGGCAAGCCCGGCATGGCCGTCGCGCTGGCCGGGTCAACCGTCATCATGTTCATCGTCCTCTACATCGCGCACGGGGTATCGCTGCGCACGTCGGCGGCGCTCGCCGGGACGCTGCTCGGGCTGGCGGTCATCACCGGGCTGGGCGCGATCTCGGTCGAGATGGCCCGCCTGTCGGGATTCGCCGACGAGAACGAGTACGACCTCTCCCAGCTGGCCCCCGCCATCAACTTCCAGGACCTGCTGATGGTCGGCATCATCATCGGCGGCCTCGGCGTCCTCAACGACGTGACCATCACGCAGGCCTCCGCCGCGTGGGAGCTGCGCGCCGCCGCGCCGCAGTGGACGCGCATGCAGGTCTTCACCGCGGGCATGCGGATCGGTCGCGACCACATCGCGTCGACGATCTACACCATCGTGTTCGCCTACGCCGGCTCCGCGCTGACGATCATCCTGCTGCTCTACTTCACGGCCCGCGACACCATCGCGCTGCTCGGCCAGGAGATGTTCGCCGGCGAGGTGGTCCGGACGTTCGCGTCGGCGATCGGCCTGATCCTGTCCGTGCCGCTCACGACGGGCATCGCGGCGATCACCGTCGGGCCGGCGCGCACCCCCGACGAGGAGCCGAAGCACAGCTCGGCCCCGTCGCCCGCCTGA
- a CDS encoding NifU family protein, producing MKRVIHPQTTPVDPQAVRWVTDTDLPVGVVWRAPGTLGPLMEYGVLTKVYVERGGVWTWLAPGRSWTEHGPRIRDAVASALDLDGWQIQERSADVLETVARDVLEGELGEYIASHGGAIRVISATEDTLTLDFGGACEDCPAAGSTMHDRIESAVKARYPELQSVARIPMDPKAKGFLGLPSLSSRVRSRC from the coding sequence ATGAAGCGCGTCATCCATCCCCAGACCACACCGGTCGACCCGCAGGCCGTGCGCTGGGTCACCGACACCGACCTCCCCGTCGGCGTCGTGTGGCGCGCGCCCGGCACGCTCGGGCCGCTGATGGAGTACGGGGTGCTGACGAAGGTCTACGTCGAGCGCGGCGGCGTGTGGACGTGGCTCGCGCCCGGCAGGAGCTGGACCGAGCACGGCCCGCGGATCCGCGACGCCGTCGCCTCGGCGCTCGATCTCGACGGCTGGCAGATCCAGGAGCGGTCGGCCGACGTGCTGGAGACCGTCGCGCGCGACGTCCTCGAGGGCGAGCTGGGGGAGTACATCGCGTCGCATGGCGGGGCCATCCGCGTCATCTCGGCGACGGAGGACACGCTCACGCTCGACTTCGGCGGAGCCTGCGAGGACTGCCCTGCCGCCGGGAGCACCATGCATGACCGGATCGAGTCGGCCGTGAAGGCGCGGTACCCGGAGTTGCAGTCCGTCGCGCGCATCCCGATGGACCCGAAGGCCAAGGGCTTCCTGGGCCTGCCGTCGCTCAGCAGCCGGGTCCGCAGCCGCTGCTGA
- a CDS encoding rhomboid family intramembrane serine protease: MDDVAPTCYRHPGVETRITCQRCERPICPECMVPGAVGFQCPECVSRGHKETRQLSLPYGGERSTNPKLTTLVLIGINAAIFVLIQLVGVSNRALTNTLALMPANRCQIMADGTFFTNQQVCETLGMTWGYGLASEPWQLITSGFTHVEAMHILFNMAVLYMLGPNLEAILGRARFLAVYLIALIGGSASVMLFTEPWTQTLGASGAIYGILGAYLIAAIKHRGDPRTILMWLTINIAFSFIFANVSWQGHIGGLVAGTAATAIIMLLPKEWRRYQWLLLGLLAVALVAVAFVRAAALA; this comes from the coding sequence ATGGACGACGTCGCCCCGACCTGTTACCGGCACCCGGGAGTCGAGACCCGCATCACGTGTCAGCGGTGCGAGCGACCCATCTGCCCGGAGTGCATGGTCCCGGGCGCCGTCGGCTTCCAGTGCCCCGAATGCGTGAGCCGGGGCCACAAGGAGACGCGTCAGCTGTCGCTGCCCTACGGCGGAGAGCGGTCGACGAACCCCAAGCTGACGACGCTGGTGCTGATCGGCATCAACGCGGCGATCTTCGTCCTCATCCAGCTCGTCGGCGTCTCGAACCGGGCGCTGACGAACACGCTCGCGCTGATGCCGGCGAACCGGTGCCAGATCATGGCCGACGGCACCTTCTTCACCAACCAGCAGGTGTGCGAGACGCTCGGCATGACGTGGGGCTACGGGCTGGCCAGCGAGCCGTGGCAGCTCATCACGTCCGGATTCACGCACGTCGAGGCGATGCACATCCTATTCAACATGGCCGTGCTCTACATGCTCGGCCCGAACCTGGAGGCGATCCTCGGGCGCGCCCGCTTCCTGGCGGTCTACCTCATCGCGCTGATCGGCGGATCGGCGTCCGTGATGCTGTTCACCGAGCCCTGGACGCAGACGCTGGGTGCCTCCGGCGCCATCTACGGCATCCTCGGCGCGTACCTGATCGCCGCCATCAAGCATCGCGGAGACCCTCGCACGATCCTGATGTGGCTGACGATCAACATCGCGTTCTCGTTCATCTTCGCCAACGTCTCCTGGCAGGGGCACATCGGCGGCCTTGTCGCGGGCACCGCGGCCACGGCGATCATCATGCTGCTCCCGAAGGAGTGGCGACGGTACCAGTGGCTCCTGCTCGGGCTCCTCGCCGTGGCGCTGGTGGCTGTCGCCTTCGTGCGCGCCGCTGCCCTGGCCTGA
- a CDS encoding TIGR01777 family oxidoreductase, with protein MSTWLISGSSGLVGTRLVQLLRHGDHTVVRLVRRRPNGPDEIAWDPATHELPDGALDGVDVVVNLSGETIGGRFTDEHRAAILRSRLDATTTLSDALAADPGERTLVQASAIGFYGPRRPGELLTEGSTRGDGFLADVVATWERASRHATAAGVRTVLLRTGIVLSGNGGVLPQQLPLFRLGLGGPLTRRDAWLSWISLEDLARAYVHAGLTGSLSGRVNAVGPEPVTQGLFAKALGEATHRPSWLPTPAVGPMLLLGRQGYDELVNTDQRVSSARLEASGFEFLDRDVASALRRALA; from the coding sequence ATGTCCACCTGGCTCATCTCCGGATCCTCCGGGCTCGTCGGCACCCGCCTCGTCCAGCTGCTGCGCCACGGCGACCACACCGTCGTCCGCCTCGTGCGGCGCAGACCCAACGGCCCCGACGAGATCGCCTGGGATCCCGCCACCCACGAACTCCCCGACGGCGCGCTCGACGGCGTCGACGTCGTCGTGAACCTCTCCGGGGAGACCATCGGGGGTCGCTTCACCGACGAGCACCGGGCCGCCATCCTGCGCTCCCGCCTCGACGCGACCACCACCCTCTCCGACGCACTCGCGGCCGACCCCGGGGAGCGGACGCTCGTACAGGCCTCCGCGATCGGCTTCTACGGGCCCCGTCGGCCCGGCGAACTGCTGACGGAGGGGTCGACGCGCGGCGACGGGTTCCTCGCCGACGTCGTCGCCACCTGGGAGCGCGCCTCCCGGCACGCGACCGCCGCCGGCGTCCGCACGGTCCTGCTCCGCACCGGGATCGTGCTGAGCGGCAACGGCGGCGTGCTGCCGCAGCAGCTCCCACTGTTCCGGCTCGGCCTCGGCGGGCCGCTGACAAGGCGCGACGCGTGGCTGAGCTGGATCTCGCTCGAGGACCTGGCCCGCGCCTATGTGCACGCGGGGCTGACCGGCTCCCTGTCCGGCCGCGTGAACGCCGTCGGCCCGGAACCCGTGACGCAGGGGCTGTTCGCGAAGGCTCTCGGCGAGGCGACGCACCGGCCGTCATGGCTGCCGACCCCCGCCGTCGGCCCGATGCTGCTGCTCGGCCGCCAGGGCTACGACGAACTCGTCAACACCGACCAGCGCGTGAGCTCGGCGCGGCTGGAGGCCTCGGGCTTCGAGTTCCTCGACCGCGACGTCGCCTCGGCCCTGCGCCGGGCGCTGGCCTGA
- a CDS encoding DUF6767 domain-containing protein codes for MTSDAPAKTRRRPDPKCPLRPGEPCTLCQYDVHGPEDCPLVYLIMNDPEDREAWAESRRH; via the coding sequence ATGACCTCCGACGCACCCGCGAAGACCCGCCGCCGCCCGGACCCGAAATGTCCCCTGCGACCCGGCGAGCCCTGCACGCTGTGTCAGTACGACGTGCACGGCCCCGAGGACTGCCCGCTGGTCTACCTGATCATGAACGACCCCGAGGACCGCGAGGCCTGGGCCGAGTCGCGCAGGCACTGA